Proteins found in one Quercus robur chromosome 2, dhQueRobu3.1, whole genome shotgun sequence genomic segment:
- the LOC126713912 gene encoding ubiquitin receptor RAD23c-like: MKIFVKTLKGTHFEIEVKPEDSISDVKKSIETVQGSDVYPAAQQMLIHQGKVLKDGTTLEENKVAENSFVVIMLTKSKVSSSGTSSTAAAPTSQAQPASNSPPTATNTSPPTVTQPPPASQPPAPTAAPPPSVPEPTPVAAPPASSESDVYGQAASNLVAGSTLETTVQQILDMGGGSWDRDTVVRALRAAFNNPERAVEYLYSGIPEPAEVPQVAQAPVSGQAVNPPAQAPQPAVPASGPNANPLDLFPQGLPAVGSNAGAGTLDFLRNSQQFQALRAMVQANPQILQPMLQELGKQNPHLMRLIQEHQADFLRLINEPVEGEGNLLGQVPSGMPQAVTVTPEEREAIERLEAMGFDRAIVLEVFFACNKNEELAANYLLDHMHEFED; encoded by the exons atgaagatCTTCGTGAAGACTCTCAAGGGTACTCACTTCGAGATCGAAGTGAAACCGGAAGACTCG ATTTCTGATGTCAAGAAAAGCATAGAGACAGTTCAGGGTTCTGATGTTTACCCTGCCGCACAACAGATGCTTATTCATCAGGGGAAAGTTCTTAAGGATGGCACAACGCtagaagaaaataaagttgCGGAGAACAGTTTTGTTGTCATCATGTTAACCAAG AGTAAGGTCTCATCAAGTGGAACCTCAAGTACAGCAGCTGCACCCACAAGCCAG GCTCAACCTGCAAGTAATTCCCCTCCTACTGCCACAAATACTTCCCCTCCTACCGTGACACAACCACCACCTGCTTCTCAACCTCCTGCCCCAACTGCAGCACC GCCCCCTTCTGTCCCTGAACCCACTCCTGTTGCAGCCCCTCCTGCTTC TTCAGAATCAGATGTCTATGGCCAAGCAGCATCAAATCTTGTTGCAGGAAGTACTTTAGAGACTACCGTTCAACAGATTCTAGATATGGGTGGAGGAAGCTGGGACCGAGACACCGTTGTCCGTGCTTTACGTGCTGCTTTTAACAACCCTGAAAGAGCCGTTGAATATCTTTATTCT GGAATTCCTGAGCCAGCTGAAGTTCCTCAAGTTGCTCAAGCTCCTGTTAGCGGGCAGGCGGTCAACCCTCCAGCCCAGGCTCCACAACCAGCAGTACCTGCTAGTGGGCCCAATGCAAACCCACTAGATCTGTTTCCACAG GGCCTTCCTGCTGTGGGTTCAAATGCTGGTGCAGGCACCTTGGATTTCTTACGTAACAGTCAACAG TTCCAAGCCTTGCGAGCTATGGTTCAAGCAAATCCCCAAATATTGCAG CCTATGCTTCAGGAACTAGGAAAGCAAAATCCACACCTAATGCGCCTTATCCAGGAGCATCAGGCTGACTTCTTACGCCTGATAAATGAACCTGTTGAAGGAGAAGG GAACCTACTCGGTCAGGTACCTTCAGGTATGCCACAGGCTGTGACTGTCACACCTGAGGAGCGTGAGGCCATTGAACGT CTTGAAGCAATGGGCTTTGATCGAGCAATTGTATTGGAGGTTTTCTTTGCATGCAACAAGAACGAAGAGCTGGCAGCTAACTATCTCTTAGATCATATGCATGAGTTTGAAGACTGA